One stretch of Harmonia axyridis chromosome 1, icHarAxyr1.1, whole genome shotgun sequence DNA includes these proteins:
- the LOC123684909 gene encoding T-complex protein 1 subunit eta, with the protein MMQPQIVLLKEGTDSSQGKPQLISNINACQSVVDAVRTTLGPRGMDKLIIDRNAKATISNDGATILKLLDIVHPAAKTLVDIAKSQDAEVGDGTTSVVLLAGEFLKQIKPFVEEGVHPRIIIRAVRKSLQLCISKTNELAVKINKQNADEFRSLLEKCAATAMSSKLINQQRKFFSKMVVDAVLILDELLPLNMIGIKKVQGGGLEESLLVAGVAFKKTFSYAGFEMQPKIYKDCKIALLQIELELKAERDNAEVRVDNVREYQKIVDAEWNILYQKLQKIHESGANVVLSKLPIGDVATQYFADRDMFCAGRVPEEDLKRTLKACGGAVLTTVHDLNDSVLGKCDLFEERQIGGERFNFFQGCPNAKTSTIILRGGSEQFLEETERSLHDAIMIVRRTIKNDAVVAGGGAIEMELSKMLRDHSKNILGKEQLLIGAIAKALEIIPRQLCDNAGFDATNILNKLRQKHAQGHCWYGVDVSKEDINDNFETCVWEPAIVKVNALTAATEAACLVLSVDETIKNKKSEGAPAAPQGRGFGRPM; encoded by the exons ATGATG caACCACAAATAGTTCTTCTGAAGGAAGGAACTGATTCTTCACAAGGCAAGCCTCAACTTATATCCAATATTAATGCCTGCCAGTCTGTAGTTGATGCGGTTAGAACCACCCTTGGCCCAAGGGGTATGGATAAGCTAATCATTGATAGAAATGCCAAAGCTACCATATCAAATGACGGTGcaactattttgaaattattagataTTGTGCATCCTGCCGCCAAAACATTAGTCGATATTGCTAAATCACAAGATGCCGAAGTAGGAGATGGAACAACTAGTGTTGTCTTATTAGCTGgtgaatttttgaaacaaattaaACCTTTTGTTGAAGAAGGTGTACACCCAAGAATTATAATCAGAGCTGTCAGAAAATCTCTCCAACTCTGTATATCTAAAACAAACGAACTGGCggtcaaaataaataaacaaaatgcTGATGAGTTTCGTTCATTATTAGAGAAGTGTGCAGCTACAGCAATGAGTTCCAAACTGATTAACCAGCAGAGAAAATTCTTCTCGAAAATGGTTGTTGATGCTGTATTAATTCTTGATGAACTTTTGCCTTTAAATATGATTGGAATTAAGAAG GTTCAAGGAGGTGGTCTAGAAGAATCTTTATTGGTTGCTGGTGTAGCTTTCAAGAAGACCTTCTCTTATGCTGGATTTGAAATGCAgccaaaaatatacaaagattgTAAAATAGCTCTCCTCCAAATAGAGCTTGAATTAAAAGCCGAAAGAGATAATGCCGAAGTTCGTGTTGATAATGTGAgggaatatcaaaaaattgtagATGCCGAGTGGaatatattatatcaaaaattgcaaaaaattcaTGAGTCAGGAGCTAATGTTGTTCTTTCTAAGTTGCCTATTGGTGATGTAGCCACCCAGTACTTCGCAGATAG AGATATGTTCTGCGCCGGTCGTGTTCCCGAAGAAGATCTCAAACGAACCCTTAAGGCCTGTGGAGGAGCAGTTCTTACTACTGTTCACGATCTTAATGATTCTGTTTTGGGAAAATGTGATCTTTTTGAAGAACGACAGATTGGTGGTGAACGTTTCAATTTCTTCCAAGGCTGCCCCAATGCAAAAACTAGCACAATCATTCTCAGAGGTGGTAGTGAACAATTTTTGGAAGAGACTGAAAGATCCTTGCATGATGCTATCATGATCGTGAGGAGAACTATCAAAAATGATGCTGTAGTAGCAGGAGGAGGTGCAATAGAGATGGAACTGTCTAAAATGTTGAGAGATCACTCTAAAAACATCTTAG gcAAGGAGCAACTTCTAATTGGAGCTATAGCTAAGGCCTTAGAGATCATTCCAAGGCAATTATGTGACAATGCTGGCTTTGACGcaacaaatattttgaataaactcCGTCAGAAACATGCACAGGGACATTGTTGGTATGGTGTAGATGTTAGTAAAGAAGACATCAATGACAACTTTGAAACTTGTGTCTGGGAACCAGCAATTGTTAAAGTTAACGCTTTAACTGCTGCCACAGAAGCAGCTTGTTTAGTATTGTCTGTAGATGAAACCATCAAGAACAAAAAATCTGAAGGAGCGCCTGCAGCACCTCAAGGTAGAGGCTTTGGTCGTCCTATGTAG
- the LOC123671119 gene encoding proline-rich nuclear receptor coactivator 2-like produces the protein MAKRNVEGNNKIKCDNTRTNNKCSASKTKSPVQDSKNYRNRMQTPELKDQYHRAISLSSSPKTHSLSPNYSKSSTPDSKQYAGCKWSEPPSPSTLPQPPLHWMQKTSQQFFFTRPFQKCQPEQDIAHQLKVLLNVQA, from the coding sequence ATGGCGAAACGGAACGTGGAAGgtaataacaaaattaaatgtGATAACACTAGAACGAATAATAAGTGTAGCGCATCGAAAACAAAAAGTCCAGTGCAAGATTCCAAAAATTATAGGAATAGAATGCAGACACCAGAGTTGAAAGACCAATATCATAGGGCAATATCATTATCTTCGAGTCCTAAAACGCACAGTTTGTCTCCAAACTATTCAAAATCATCCACACCAGACAGCAAGCAATATGCTGGTTGTAAATGGTCAGAGCCTCCGTCTCCTTCAACTTTGCCTCAACCGCCTCTACATTGGATGCAGAAAACATCACAACAATTTTTCTTCACCAGGCCATTTCAAAAGTGTCAACCGGAACAAGATATTGCTCATCAATTGAAAGTTTTACTAAACGTTCAAGCTTGA